A DNA window from Megalobrama amblycephala isolate DHTTF-2021 linkage group LG11, ASM1881202v1, whole genome shotgun sequence contains the following coding sequences:
- the gnpat2 gene encoding dihydroxyacetone phosphate acyltransferase isoform X1, translating to MERLSAEALGAEPDGFFDILEERRRSSDLSHAFRTFKPQPYRGATPISAAALNKMVLESQYLRYIIQEIVVECDEPREAVLEEASALLDEMSQNLQLGFIRLLGFAMSKIFKSVFSSINVNEDGLARLQQAIQEHPVILMPNHRSYMDFLVLSYIMFTYDLSLPVIAAGIPLMGMKLIGEILRRSGAFFIRRAIGSDKLYWAVLSEYVRTIVRTGYAPLEFYVEGLRSRTLKSLTPKLGMMHMVLEPFFKGEVFDISLVPISISYERVLEESLLARELLGVPKPRETTGGLLKARTVLKENYGSMHVCFGNPVSVRDLVKGKINNRQYNLVPRDLPMKPNKETQEFVSGLAHMIIRLQERNSVLSAWNLMAVILLQNLQGIDLDLLTHKTLWLRRIALQFGAHLRWPKHVLDSEVMSSILTLHHSVVRCERGCVYLVEEEGPGPVTQEEGVFQRAAAVLICASYRNQAVHVFTRPAMVAVAMTTAISSRTDDVFHHFKFLLELFSNEFVFIPGQAVQDYEEGCSLLQQSGVIGRSDEEVYVRDDGQDTIIFLRTILQPFIESYQVVFRYLCEENSQTFREKMFSTSIRSFIMKLLISGEVQSYECLSSDLQKNVLSALLRMAAVTKTKVDDQNEFRVNKSAVKRIWDTLNDGWSPRISVDARL from the exons ATGGAGCGATTG AGTGCTGAAGCACTGGGTGCAGAACCTGATGGCTTCTTTGACATTCTGGAGGAGAGGAGGCGGAGCAGTGACTTAAGCCACGCCTTTCGGACCTTTAAACCTCAGCCATACCGTGGAGCCACACCCATTTCAGCTGCTGCTCTAAACAAGATGGTGCTTGAATCACAGTACCTGCGCTACATCATACAggag ATCGTGGTTGAGTGCGATGAACCACGTGAGGCAGTTCTAGAGGAAGCGTCTGCGTTACTGGACGAGATGAGTCAAAACCTTCAACTGGGGTTCATTCGTCTGCTGGGCTTCGCAATGAGCAAAATTTTTAAAAGCGTGTTCAGCTCTATAAATGTCAACGAGGATGGACTCGCACGG CTCCAGCAAGCCATTCAGGAGCATCCCGTCATCCTGATGCCCAATCACAGGAGCTACATGGACTTCCTTGTTCTGTCTTACATCATGTTCACTTATGACCTCTCTCTCCCCGTCATTGCAGCTGGAATTC CTCTGATGGGGATGAAGCTGATTGGTGAGATCTTACGACGGTCAGGCGCATTCTTTATCCGTCGTGCCATTGGCTCAGACAAGCTGTACTGGGCGGTGCTGTCCGAGTACGTCAGAACGATTGTGCGG ACAGGTTATGCTCCATTAGAGTTTTACGTCGAAGGATTACGGAGTAGAACGCTGAAATCTCTAACACCAAAACTAG GAATGATGCACATGGTGTTGGAGCCCTTTTTTAAAGGAGAGGTGTTTGACATCAGTCTGGTCCCCATCAGCATCAGTTATGAGCGTGTGTTGGAGGAGTCGCTTCTTGCTCGTGAGCTGCTGGGTGTCCCTAAACCTAGAGAAACCACAGGG GGTTTGCTGAAGGCCAGGACGGTGCTGAAGGAGAATTACGGCAGCATGCATGTGTGCTTTGGAAACCCTGTGTCTGTGAGAGACCTGGTCAAGGGAAAGATAAACAACAGGCAGTATAATCTGGTACCCAg AGATCTGCCCATGAAGCCCAATAAGGAGACACAGGAGTTTGTATCTGGTCTAGCCCACATGATCATCCGTTTGCAGGAGAGAAATTCGGTATTGAGCGCCTGGAACCTGATGGCTGTGATTCTCCTTCAGAACCTCCAGGGCATTGATTTGGACCTGCTGACCCACAAAACCCTCTGGCTGAGGAGAATCGCCCTGCAGTTTGGAGCCCACCTCAGATGGCCTA AGCATGTTTTGGATTCTGAAGTGATGTCATCGATCTTGACCCTGCATCACTCAGTAGTGCGCTGTGAGAGGGGGTGTGTCTATTTAGTGGAGGAGGAGGGTCCAGGACCTGTCACTCAAGAGGAGGGCGTGTTCCAACGTGCTGCTGCTGTGCTCATATGCGCCTCCTACAGGAATCAAGCAGTACATGTTTTCACACGGCCAGCTATGGTGGCAGTTGCAATGACAACAGCTATAAGCAGTAGGACAG ACGACGTGTTTCATCATTTTAAATTCCTTCTGGAGCTCTTTTCCAACGAGTTTGTCTTCATTCCTGGTCAAGCTGTTCAG GACTACGAGGAGGGCTGCTCTTTGCTACAGCAGTCTGGTGTAATCGGCCGCTCTGATGAAGAGGTCTATGTGAGAGACGACGGCCAGGACACCATCATCTTCCTCAGAACCATTCTGCAGCCTTTTATTGAGAGTTACCAG GTGGTGTTTAGGTACCTGTGTGAAGAGAACTCGCAGACTTTCAGAGAGAAGATGTTTTCAACCAGCATCCGCAGTTTCATTATGAAGCTCCTTATTTCAG GTGAAGTTCAGTCCTATGAGTGTTTGTCATCTGACCTACAGAAGAACGTTCTCTCAGCTTTGCTCAGGATGGCTGCTGTGACCAAAACTAAAGT TGACGACCAGAATGAGTTCAGAGTGAATAAATCTGCAGTGAAGAGAATATGGGACACGCTGA ATGACGGTTGGAGCCCTCGAATCAGTGTAGACGCCAGACTGTGA
- the gnpat2 gene encoding dihydroxyacetone phosphate acyltransferase isoform X2 yields MERLSAEALGAEPDGFFDILEERRRSSDLSHAFRTFKPQPYRGATPISAAALNKMVLESQYLRYIIQEIVVECDEPREAVLEEASALLDEMSQNLQLGFIRLLGFAMSKIFKSVFSSINVNEDGLARLQQAIQEHPVILMPNHRSYMDFLVLSYIMFTYDLSLPVIAAGIPLMGMKLIGEILRRSGAFFIRRAIGSDKLYWAVLSEYVRTIVRTGYAPLEFYVEGLRSRTLKSLTPKLGMMHMVLEPFFKGEVFDISLVPISISYERVLEESLLARELLGVPKPRETTGGLLKARTVLKENYGSMHVCFGNPVSVRDLVKGKINNRQYNLVPRDLPMKPNKETQEFVSGLAHMIIRLQERNSVLSAWNLMAVILLQNLQGIDLDLLTHKTLWLRRIALQFGAHLRWPKHVLDSEVMSSILTLHHSVVRCERGCVYLVEEEGPGPVTQEEGVFQRAAAVLICASYRNQAVHVFTRPAMVAVAMTTAISSRTDDVFHHFKFLLELFSNEFVFIPGQAVQDYEEGCSLLQQSGVIGRSDEEVYVRDDGQDTIIFLRTILQPFIESYQH; encoded by the exons ATGGAGCGATTG AGTGCTGAAGCACTGGGTGCAGAACCTGATGGCTTCTTTGACATTCTGGAGGAGAGGAGGCGGAGCAGTGACTTAAGCCACGCCTTTCGGACCTTTAAACCTCAGCCATACCGTGGAGCCACACCCATTTCAGCTGCTGCTCTAAACAAGATGGTGCTTGAATCACAGTACCTGCGCTACATCATACAggag ATCGTGGTTGAGTGCGATGAACCACGTGAGGCAGTTCTAGAGGAAGCGTCTGCGTTACTGGACGAGATGAGTCAAAACCTTCAACTGGGGTTCATTCGTCTGCTGGGCTTCGCAATGAGCAAAATTTTTAAAAGCGTGTTCAGCTCTATAAATGTCAACGAGGATGGACTCGCACGG CTCCAGCAAGCCATTCAGGAGCATCCCGTCATCCTGATGCCCAATCACAGGAGCTACATGGACTTCCTTGTTCTGTCTTACATCATGTTCACTTATGACCTCTCTCTCCCCGTCATTGCAGCTGGAATTC CTCTGATGGGGATGAAGCTGATTGGTGAGATCTTACGACGGTCAGGCGCATTCTTTATCCGTCGTGCCATTGGCTCAGACAAGCTGTACTGGGCGGTGCTGTCCGAGTACGTCAGAACGATTGTGCGG ACAGGTTATGCTCCATTAGAGTTTTACGTCGAAGGATTACGGAGTAGAACGCTGAAATCTCTAACACCAAAACTAG GAATGATGCACATGGTGTTGGAGCCCTTTTTTAAAGGAGAGGTGTTTGACATCAGTCTGGTCCCCATCAGCATCAGTTATGAGCGTGTGTTGGAGGAGTCGCTTCTTGCTCGTGAGCTGCTGGGTGTCCCTAAACCTAGAGAAACCACAGGG GGTTTGCTGAAGGCCAGGACGGTGCTGAAGGAGAATTACGGCAGCATGCATGTGTGCTTTGGAAACCCTGTGTCTGTGAGAGACCTGGTCAAGGGAAAGATAAACAACAGGCAGTATAATCTGGTACCCAg AGATCTGCCCATGAAGCCCAATAAGGAGACACAGGAGTTTGTATCTGGTCTAGCCCACATGATCATCCGTTTGCAGGAGAGAAATTCGGTATTGAGCGCCTGGAACCTGATGGCTGTGATTCTCCTTCAGAACCTCCAGGGCATTGATTTGGACCTGCTGACCCACAAAACCCTCTGGCTGAGGAGAATCGCCCTGCAGTTTGGAGCCCACCTCAGATGGCCTA AGCATGTTTTGGATTCTGAAGTGATGTCATCGATCTTGACCCTGCATCACTCAGTAGTGCGCTGTGAGAGGGGGTGTGTCTATTTAGTGGAGGAGGAGGGTCCAGGACCTGTCACTCAAGAGGAGGGCGTGTTCCAACGTGCTGCTGCTGTGCTCATATGCGCCTCCTACAGGAATCAAGCAGTACATGTTTTCACACGGCCAGCTATGGTGGCAGTTGCAATGACAACAGCTATAAGCAGTAGGACAG ACGACGTGTTTCATCATTTTAAATTCCTTCTGGAGCTCTTTTCCAACGAGTTTGTCTTCATTCCTGGTCAAGCTGTTCAG GACTACGAGGAGGGCTGCTCTTTGCTACAGCAGTCTGGTGTAATCGGCCGCTCTGATGAAGAGGTCTATGTGAGAGACGACGGCCAGGACACCATCATCTTCCTCAGAACCATTCTGCAGCCTTTTATTGAGAGTTACCAG CACTGA